In Myxococcales bacterium, a single genomic region encodes these proteins:
- a CDS encoding glycosyltransferase family 4 protein, with product MRLTNVKLGLFLSYGMSLAGWERLGLFARESAVYQALTSSLAEIALVTYGDKSDEAYKKRLGDIRVVCNRQGLPLGEYTQHLAAMLKPIFMSNTAVFKSNQVQGSDVAMRMAQALNKKFVARCGFLLSDFTERQFGQQSPEAQRARELERLVFTQADRVAVTTPVIKERVVKDYRLSENRVAVIPNYVDTTLFRPMPAARIPRRLCTICRLEPQKNLFALLEAIHGLDVEVVIAGNGTQAEQLRKTIKAKKLDVHLLGVVDHRTLPELFNSAEAFILPSHYESHPKVLLEAMACGLPVIGTKVVGIRELIAHGKNGYLCETSPQSIRQAILEVLGDTTLQERMGENAREYIEQRFSLKKVVQMELAMLSEVTGQKS from the coding sequence GTGCGGTTGACGAACGTCAAATTGGGCCTTTTTCTTTCTTACGGCATGTCCCTGGCCGGTTGGGAGCGACTTGGTTTGTTCGCCCGCGAATCGGCGGTTTATCAGGCGCTGACTTCCTCGTTGGCGGAAATCGCCCTGGTGACGTACGGCGACAAATCGGACGAGGCTTACAAGAAGCGGCTTGGCGACATTCGGGTCGTGTGCAATCGGCAAGGCTTGCCGCTCGGCGAATATACCCAGCATTTGGCCGCCATGCTCAAGCCGATCTTCATGTCCAATACCGCGGTGTTTAAAAGCAACCAGGTGCAAGGATCAGACGTGGCGATGCGCATGGCCCAGGCGTTGAACAAGAAGTTCGTCGCCCGGTGCGGTTTTCTGCTTTCGGATTTCACCGAACGCCAATTCGGCCAGCAATCGCCGGAAGCGCAACGCGCCCGCGAACTGGAGCGGCTGGTCTTCACCCAGGCCGATCGCGTGGCGGTGACGACCCCGGTCATCAAGGAGCGGGTCGTCAAGGATTATCGCCTTTCCGAAAATCGGGTGGCGGTGATTCCCAATTACGTGGATACGACGTTGTTCCGGCCGATGCCGGCGGCCCGGATTCCGCGCCGGCTTTGCACGATCTGCCGCCTGGAGCCGCAAAAAAATCTGTTTGCGCTGCTGGAAGCGATCCATGGCCTCGACGTGGAAGTGGTGATCGCCGGCAACGGTACCCAGGCCGAGCAATTGCGCAAGACGATCAAGGCGAAAAAGCTCGATGTGCACCTGCTGGGCGTCGTCGATCACCGCACGTTGCCGGAACTGTTCAACAGCGCCGAGGCTTTCATTCTGCCCTCGCACTACGAAAGCCATCCGAAGGTTCTGCTGGAAGCCATGGCCTGCGGCCTGCCGGTCATCGGCACGAAGGTGGTCGGCATTCGGGAATTGATCGCGCACGGCAAAAACGGCTACCTGTGCGAGACTTCGCCGCAGTCGATCCGCCAGGCGATTCTGGAAGTGCTGGGCGACACGACCCTGCAGGAACGGATGGGCGAGAACGCCCGGGAATACATCGAACAACGGTTCAGTCTGAAAAAGGTGGTGCAGATGGAACTGGCGATGCTTTCGGAGGTCACCGGCCAGAAATCCTGA
- a CDS encoding DUF3795 domain-containing protein — MAEILSRPAPTAHLGACGLFCTNCRRFQRGKCRGCQIQPQFAKCPVRACCAKKGLLHCAPCADFAAPRAFRECKKLNNPIARVLALLFGSDRNGALTLLRDQGLEAYLAAKRADGKQ; from the coding sequence ATGGCTGAAATTCTTTCCCGCCCGGCACCCACCGCACACCTCGGCGCCTGCGGTTTGTTTTGCACCAACTGCCGCCGCTTTCAACGCGGCAAATGTCGCGGCTGCCAGATCCAACCGCAATTCGCCAAGTGCCCCGTCCGCGCCTGTTGCGCGAAAAAAGGGCTGCTGCACTGTGCGCCGTGCGCGGACTTCGCGGCGCCGCGCGCTTTTCGCGAATGCAAAAAACTCAACAATCCGATCGCCCGGGTCCTGGCGCTGCTGTTCGGCTCGGATCGCAACGGCGCTTTGACGTTGCTGCGCGACCAGGGTCTGGAGGCGTACCTCGCCGCCAAGCGCGCCGACGGCAAGCAGTAG